A stretch of DNA from Hippoglossus stenolepis isolate QCI-W04-F060 chromosome 16, HSTE1.2, whole genome shotgun sequence:
ctctctgcttcctctcatgAACATGGTGATCTACAGCATTGATAAAGTCAAGAAACTCAGACTCAACAGGGAGGTGAGCAGGATTCAAGTGCTCTGGTGGCACACGGTGCAcccacattttaaattgaaggTTTAAGTGCAGCTATTAATCAATTTATCCTCCTCTGTATATTTAGGGCAAACAGAAAGCTGACAGGAACCGGGCCCGGGTGGAGGAGAACTTCCTGAAGCAGACTCACGCTCAGCGCCAAGAGGCAGCTCAGACCCGccgggaggagaagaagagagctGAGAAGGAGAGAATCATGAATGAGGAGGACCCTGAGAGACAACGTCGTCTGGAGGTCTGAAATGGGAAATTATAAGGGATCATTCAACATTGTGGGATTTATGATTATTCTCTTTCCTGCTCATCgatagatgagaagattgataccactcttgGAAGCAGAACATAACGTATACATTTTTCTGCAGAAATCCTATATTTTTGTatacagcacatcgacaccagtgTTGTCCCTTATCaacaaaagctctcaaatcttttCTGTCTAAGgtgacatctttgttggtgtcttaTATGTGTAAGACTtgtagatatttgtattctttttgtgaATTCCAGTTTTGCCTCcattgcgtgttagaaacgtcatcaacgtGCCCACTCGCCGGTGGTGAATTCTCTGGACTTTTATCAggctgtattttcacatgggctcactcagaaATTCTCatgacattttactaggaggtGTATGTGAAAAACTGTCCAGAGTAACTGACTCAGATATTTGCATTGtcgcatacagcccctctggataatgtccagagttcagtgcacgtctgaaagcatcGTAGGTGTAGCACTGTCAAAAGATACGAATCTGCCTGCCTCCAAATCTACATTTCTGTTATATTTCGTTGgttttagattttgtattttttgaccTATTGAGCGGTGCTAACTGGCTATTTACTGTACAAACATGTGAGTTGAATATTAAATTTTGTCTTTTAGGAAGCAGCCCAGCGACGTGACCAGAAGAAGATTGAGAAgaagcagatgaagatgaagcaGATCAAAGTAAAAGCCATGTGAAATGCCACCACAGGGTTTGAGATACAAGCACACACGGAAGTAGTGCTCagttttctccagcttctctcaCCACAGCTCTGGCTCACGGTCGCTCCGGCTCCAAACAGAAATCCTGTGCCTCTGGGTGTGTCAAGCTTTGCTGCTTGTGCCACCACCTGCTCCATTTGGTGTGGCTAAAGCTTAATGACTGAGAGGGACTTTTTTTCACCATCAAATCTGTCGCCACAAATCATGCCAggatatttcctttttttccttttttctctaaAACTATCTTCTCAAAACTAATCAAAGCTCTGTTTGAAAGCTGTGTAGCTCGATGaggtttttaaaataatttttttattaaagtttgtTTCTTGCAGGCTGTTTATATTGAATATCTGAGCAAACATAATAAAGTGCACTGGAGTCTGTTGGAATActgtctcttgttttgtttttttaattgaaatatcTGATTACTGATGATTAGTGAATTAAATATGGCCTGTGGGTCATTGAATAGTGGTGTAGTAATAGTAATGTGCAATCTAGTAACTGATACACAGAACTCTTGGTACCAGCAGTTAAGAGTGAGGGTCTAAAACAGGCACCAGAGGCTCGATGCTTAATTTAACTTATAGTTTTGTCAGCAGAGTCTGAACTAGATTTGGTTACATCAGTGTGGTCGTCTCTTTACAAGCTGAAAGAGGTAATGATAGCCCTGTCTAGTCAGAAGCTTTTTATAATGTAAATCTGATACACTAAATCGTACGGTCTCAGAAGTTGCCATGGAATACATTGAACTCACCCAAAAACTTAACTCCTAAGTTAATAACAGTACATAATACAGGTGTTACTGAAGTGAATAATGTTTAAACTGCCCAGTGTAGTAGTGTCCATCGGTAATGGTGCAGATGATAAGAATGAACTTTCATAAATCTTGATATTGCAGACATACACTCAGGTGCCGGTTCTGGAAAGATATCTAAAACTAATGCAATCCAATACTCCCAATgtccagtttttgttttttaagggGGTTGGTTCTTTTGTATGGACATTGTGGATGATGAAGCTATGTAGTAAAGACAAACACTAGTGAGAGTGAGCCCTAATGAGGACATTGAGTGAAAACAGAAGACTTCAACAACAGACTGGTGGTTCTTTCTGGTCTAACCACACTTATATAAACTGGGTTAACTAAAACTACTAAAACAGTCAAACGTCTCAGTGTAACCAACATACATAACCCATACTGCTGCCAAAACAACAGGTCCTCCCATGCCCAACCCCTCTGAGCTCAAATGTAACGTCATTATTTGCATCATAACCTCAGTAGCACAGGACATCGCTCATTCACTCAACTGCCACTTCTCAATATTACCTTCAGGACACAGGTTCAGATCCACGAGGTGCAACAGGGCCCAGCACCAACTGCAGCACGACAAACCACATCTTCAGAATtatcctaataataataaaaatgcataGTACTTAATTTCTTTCTGCCTTCTTGctcaggtttttatttcacctgCAATTCTGGCTTACCTGTCCATAATTTGACTAAATAATATAACAGTTTccggtaaaaaaaataacataatttaaaTTGTTAAGTAGTAGTAAACTGTAGTGTTTAAATTCGCACAATTTAGACATTTGCTTCTTATTGATGCAATTTCTGAATTTTCTATTCTGTATCACTAAATATTTTTATTCCACCATATTTAGAAACAGATTTTGTACAATTTGCTGCCCTGCCTTTATAACCTCTGCTAAGGTGATTATATTTTCAtctccgtttgtttgtttgtttttttgtttgttggttagcaGGATcatgtaaaaactaaaaccttTGCGGAGGTGTGGGGTGTGAcccaaggaagaatccattaaatctTGGTgttgatccagatttttattacTTTGTTAAACATTACGAGATAgggtgttaaaaaaaaaaagggtaagaagggtaaaaataaataaaataatctttacaTGTTATGCTTCAGTAATattaatacaacaataataacaatactgaCCAGCACCATTTTTGTAATCACCACTTTTAGTTTTGatactttaagtacattttgtaGATAATactttttacttaaataaaattGTGAATGCGGTGATctacttgtaatggagtatttttaccTAAAGATTCTCAATACTTCTTCCACTATTGTAATAACCATGTGCAGTCGGTTTTATTATCATAGGTTATAGAGAAAATGTTAATCTATATAATCAATAACTGTATTGATTGTTGTCTGCGttgtatattaaatattaataacaatacaaaatgtaaCAACTATTGGGTTAATAATCGGATAAACATTATTTTGAGTTAGCCGACCTGGCACGACTCAGCCTTTAGGGGGCGGTGTAGTTATTTCCCTTGGCTTGAGTTCATATAAGCAGATTCGATCATATTCTTTTCAAGTATAAAAATCCCGCCATAAAAATTAAATAGCATTTTTTCCCCATATttaagatatttatattttttaaataatttcctcCGCGTTTTGTGTTGCTGAATGTAATTTTTCCACCCAGTTACAGGATTTGAAGAAAGTGCCGGGGAGAAATCCAAGGTTGCATTCACGTACACTGATGGAGAACAGGCGAGGCTTTCAGGTTGGTTACGCGATGGCCGCTCTCTCATCAGTATTTGGGTTTTAACGCGAAAACAATGGCTTCGAGGCTCGGAGAGGCGCGCTGCTGTCTTCTCTAACTACCGGAATGTTAGCGGCATCGTTTAAGctggttggttttgttttaacgCGGGACCGGAGATGTCCCCTTTCTGTTAGGGTctcagtgtttttcttgttcGTCTCCCGGGCCTGGCCGCGGCTGCCTACACTGTAGCGGCGGGTTGCCACTTTCGGATGAGCGGGCAGTATGTGGGGTCTGAATTCAGGCGGAAAGGGGCCAAAGCAAGTCCCCAGAGCCGCGTAGAGAGATGCGTTACATTAATGCTGCTTATTCAATGCTGCCGATGTGGACGGGGGGGTCAGCAAGACCACAGTTTTGACTCTGGACGCTCGTgctagttagcattagcattcGGAAGGGTTAACTTGCTCGGGCTAGCGCGAGATGTGGTATAAGTAATTTAACAGCTTTTAACGGCGTCTAACGCAGTGGCTATCGATCCTGCTACTCTTGCGGAGTAACTCGGAACCGGGGGTAACGTGCATTTTACGTGAAATGTTTGCAGACGTGGGCGAACGGCTTCTTTGCATTTTGTTGGTGCATGTTAGCATGTGCTAACAGCAGGTTGCTAGCTGAACTAACTGCCCAGTGACGTAACGCTGGTCATTGTTTTGACAGCGCGCGGCATCATGGCCATGGATTGTTATTCTGTTAAATTGAAATGTTATTCTGCGTAGAATATTTTTATCAAGAGATACTTGTCGTAGCAGGTGATATTTGGCTAAGTTAATGTGACGCAGCTCATTGTTGTGTTACTTTACTAAGTGCCTACTGCCAGTGGCCAAATATACTTTCTCTATAATTACCGCAGCATTTCAGCTCAGTGCATCATCATTAAGCATATTCTATGTGAACGCTTCACTCCCCTTGGTGGTGGTTCTGCTGTGGTTATTGTTCCCAGACTGTGGCTGCAGCACTGTGTAATGTCATGGTTTCCCTTTGGCTCTCAGTTGTAGGATGGATCCAGACAGTGGGGCTGAAACACAAAAAGCTGTCAGTTTGCAGTGGAAGAGCTACAAACTCGTCCAGGACCCCGCAATCAGGCGTGTCACCCAGAAAATCTACAGATATGATGGAGTGCATTTCAGTGTGCCGGTGAGTTGATTTCCAGTTGTATATCCTCTATAATATCCATGCTGTGCCTGCCTCGTCATACTGTAATCTGCACATCATTCCCAGGACTCTGGATTTCCTCCTGTGGTTGAATTGCGTGACCCTCGACCCCGGAGGTTATGGTCCAGATATACAGAAATGTCCCTGCCAGTGCCCAAGTTTAAGGTGAGAATAGCAAGTCAACATTCAGTTCACTCATCccagtttcttcatttcttgacTTGATTCACAATCTTTACCCCGATCCTGTCTTGTTTTTACTCACAGCTTGATGAGTTCTATGTGGGTCCCATACCCCTCAAGGAGGTGACCTTTGCTAGACTCAATGACAACATCAAGGAGCCCTTCTTGGCTGACATGtgtgcaaagtttggtgaagtggaggagatggagatcCTGTTTCACCCCAAGACCAGGAAGCACTTGGGCCTGGCCAGAGTATTGTTCACCAGCACGAGAGGGGCCAAGGACACCGTCAAGCAACTTCACAACACCTCTGTAATGGGTAACATCATTCATGCGCAACTGGATATAAAGGGTGAGTTAATACACCTCATTTGAGGCATCTTTTGTGTGAGTGGATTATGAGTAACAAGTTAAACAGTGATTCTTCTGCttaaaactgtcaaaacacatcaaaacacatcaaaacacatcaacacactctGACCCTATAGCACAAATTGTAATATAACATAAGCCTGTTTTATACAAACTTGTTAACTGCACAGTGAATTACAATGCACCCTGTTTACCCTCCAAGGCTGCCCAaccacatacatacatacatacatacaaacatacatttgtAGATTTGAATTCATTATCTTGGTCTTTATCTGCACATAATACAAAAGTTAAATGCCTCATAAGAGTATATGTGTGccagctttttatttcatgcaagAAAGAGCTATGGTTCATGAGAAAATACTTAAAAcgttattttaaattatattaaaatatccaTTACCCATAAACttaaattgaaatgtgttaACAGTTTTCTGAAATGTACTGcagactactactactactactactactagaaACCAACAACCTAAAACATATATGCTGTCTCTTGGTGGTAGTTAAACCTAATGGTATCTGGCTTGGAATTATAGGTAGATGCAGTTTATATGGGTGATGAGCTCCTTTCTAAGTTTGTATTTATCTTTCTCTGAATCTTGTGTCTTATCCAGGACAGCAAAGGCAGAAGTACTATGACCTGATGGTAAATGGGTCCTACACACCTCAGACAGTGCCCCTGGGAGGCAAGGCTTTGACAGAAAGGCTCCAGCCTCCGGCCCCAACACAGCCACAGCCTCAGCCACAGCCTGACACGGTACTTTAAAATTGCCATCTCAGTTATTTAACAATCATCTATAGCTAATATGTGAATGGATactaatatatttttttctttctgtgcacAGTCATCGGAAACCAGGAGGAGGCTCTCTAGTGACCTGGCTGTTTTGGCAGCAGGGGTCCAGGCTCTCACATCAGGAAGTGTTACCCCTTGCTCTGCGGAAACTGGCTTCAGTGATCAGCGCCTGGACACGCCCCCCTCCACCATGGCAGGCACCTTCACCCCAGGCTCCTCTGCTTCGACTCAGAGTGGTGGAGGAACACCTTACAGCTCCAGATCTGGGACTCCTTTCTCACAAGACTCTGGTTACGCCGGTGCCAGGTTAGTTGTCGATTTGTAGCAGATAAAGAGTTGCATGTCAAAATTTTACCGCTGTGTCAGTGGTGTTGATATCATGAGGTGAATTCAGATCCCTCAGTCAAAGCTGAGGCACTCGACATCATCTATACATTATGAGGCCTCAAGGCATTCTTTTTCAAATCATATGTGTTATTTATCTATCAGTGTTGTATTAATAACTGCCTATAAAGATTATATCACTTTAAAAATGTTGGTGCAACTTTTCAAATCTTATCTGCTAATTTACATACAACTGGCAAATCTTTTTCttgtattcaaataaaataaaggggtTTGTTCCATTGATCAATCAGCTCAACTGGTAGTGGTGGCCTTGGTAGCTTGGTTAAGATTAGTAGTATGAGTCTGTAGTAGCCTATTTGTCGATATTAATCATTTTTAACATCCATTTTAGATCCACAAAATTGTAATTTAAATTATCTCCcatgtttttctcttgcagGCATACTGGCTTCAACACTGGCACTTTGGGCAGTGGCTACCCTCCCCAGGACATGttaccttcctcctcctcgtcttctgCAGTCTCATCTACTGTCGGAGGATACAAAGTGTCCCGCTATTCTGAGGATGCACAGGAGCCTTCAGTGTATCATCGAGGTCGCCCTATGTACCCCCCAGCCACATCTTACCGTCCCAATGAGCCACCGGGCTTTCCCCCATACCCAAATGTTGGAGGGCCTGGGCAAAACATGGCACACCACACCTCAATGCCTCCACCACCCCTTGCCACCCAATATGATCAGCCCGCAatgacagacagggacagagaaagagactcAGGTGGGCGCTACGGTGCAGGGGGTATTGGTTCCAGAAGGTCATCTTACAGCCACCCGCAGGACACAAACTCTTCCTCAAAGTACCATACACATCACTCCCATCACCACTCAGAACGCAGGGATGAAAGGGGGTACCGGCGAGACAGCCTGGGCTCCCGGTCAGGTGACCATAGCCACCAGAGACACCGCAATCATCACCATTCTCACAACCACCATGGTAGCAGCAGCCGCCGAAGGAGCAGCCACGAACGGGACAGAGATAGAGACGGTGACTTCTCCAACAGCTCTGACCCCAGATACAACTCCAACTCCTACCGCTCTTCCTCTAACAGTATGTCTCCCCCACCCTCATCTTACTCTGCATACTCCTCCAAAGAGCCTGCCCCAGCCACTCCTCAGGGATTGGACGTTTCCACCCTTCAAGGGTGCCCAAGCCTCGCAGAGAGGGGTGCGCTGCCTTCCGTAGGTGCTGACAAAGACTATCATGCTGGTCACCACAGTGCTCTGCCTCCACCCCCACCGCCCCCACCGCCCCTCCCACCAGCTTCTGTTATTGCAGCGGCTGTAGCTGAGACACTTGGAACAATGGACTTCAGCCAGGATAGTCCAGCCCGCGAAGATCAGTGGACAAAGCCAAAACGCCGTCCCAGCACCCCACCAGCACCGCCGAAGACACCACCACCTTCCTCACCGCCTCACCCCTCCAttacttcctcctctgcctctccttcctccacctcACTCCCTCATCGCCTAccctcttcctccagctccccACAACCTCCCCAACGTGACTCCTCTTCACCAGAACCAGATTCCACCAATGAGAGTTTACCCTTCGCTTACCATAGCAGCAGCCTTGACTCTCGTATTGAGATGCTCCTAAAGGAACAGAAGGCTAAATTTTCCTTCCTTGCCtctgatgaggaagatgaagatgatagGAAAGAGGACAAGCAGAGGGGCTCACGTGGGGACCGAGGAGAGCGAAGAGGTGGGTCAGGTGATTTAACAGGGGAGCACACAGGTGGTAATCAGGTGGGAGACAATGGAGAGAAGGAccaaaggaggagaggggaaagagacagagatggccacagagggaggaaacggggaaagggaggagagggtaGAAAAAGTCCCACTGTACTTAATGCAAACACACCATCCTCTTCCACCTATTCTCCGCACATCCCGCCACCAGAGGAGCCCCAGACCCAGGTTGGCCTCGCTGGGCCTGGAGCTTTGCAGGTGGAGTCTTCACTGGCTGGATTTGCTGATAAACAGAGCACAACAGGAGCACACACACCACCTTTTAACGGACAGAGTCAGGTAAGATCAGCAGCACATAATGGAACCTCAGAGTTCAAAAGCATTGGGACTGCCTTTTTTGtgctgacaaataaaatgtatttggttcGTATATGGTTGTGAAATCACACAAAGTAGTGCTGGAGTTATGTGTAGACATATACAAGTCCTGCATAGAGCTAAGTAAAGACTCGCACTACTCTAGAGGGTGCTACAAGCCAGTGGCGCAAGTCCACAAAATTAACATATCAAGCACTCACAACTCTacttacattttaattttgaaacaCTCAAAGATACACATGTTTCAGCCTTCTTCAGCACTTGTGTTAACCATTGTTATAACTGATAATACCAACCACAATTCTTGTCATATatataggtatatatatatatatatatataggtacTTGTTGGCTGctgattatttgttttgctgtggGGCTATAACATTCGAGGGAAGCTCATCGTTTTGTTAACTAAACTCAACCTTGTTCGATGCATGATAAGAATGAAAAGcatttttgtaaatgaaaataactaTAAACAAACTGTTCGAAAGATTGTTAAGAACGGCATGATACAAAAACaatgtgcatgttgtgttttggatTGTTGGTTAAGGCATTTATACTTCATCTTTGCACAATGCACCTCTATTTTTGTGGCATTGAGATATATTTAAAAGTCCTCATCGTGGTACATAAAAACATGGGCGATTTCCCAACTTAAAACAGGAcactctgttttctttcagtccTCCCCTCACTCCTCAGGGGAAGACATGGAGATatcagatgaggaggaggaggagtcaacCATAACAACGGTGACCACCCACCAGCCCACAGTCACCTCAGGTTCCTCACCCTCTTCGTCCCAGGCTGCCATGCCTTCACAAACAGCTGAcccctcatcttcatccccaTCCATCTCTGACTCTGCACAGCACTTTGGTACCTCCATGCACCCACCCATACCCTCCTACCATCCTCATttgcctcctccacctcctggttATTCCCTCCAGCCCCCGCCTCCCCCAGGGATCCCTCCCCTTCCCCACATGGAGCTGCACCCTGAGTATCCCCCTCCCATGCCCCATCACATGTATGACTATGCCACCTCCATGGAGCTGATGAATCAGTACAGCGGTGGAGCTCCTATGTCTTTCCAAATGCAGACCCACATGTTAAGTCGCCTACACCAGCTACGCATGTCGTCATCCAACGGCACTCCGGGCCCTGGTGAGGCAGCCACTGCTGACTACACTTCCTACCACCTCCACGCTATGCCCCCACCACACTCACACCACCCTTACATGGACCAAGAGGGTAGCGGGGCGGGTGCTCTTTACGACCAGGACCACCGCTACATGCCCCCTCATATGCCCTACCCCTACCCTGACCCTCACAGCACTCAGATACCACCTCATCCACACCATGGCATCCAACCTCCCCATACAGGCTGGCCGCCACATGTCTTGCCAACACACTACCAATCTTACATGCCCCCACCTGAATATGGCACCATGCTGCCCGGGGATGGAGACGAGTACAGGGCTCCAGGGGAGGAGATGCCCATGCTGGCTGAGAATCCACATGAGGCCACGGTGCAGATGGTCCTGGCCACTCTGAtccaggaaatgaaaaacatcatgcAGAGAGACCTGAACCGCAAGATGGTGGAGAATGTTGCCTTTGCCACCTTTGATGAGTGGTGGGAGAGGAAAGAGACCAAGGCTAAGGTAAGGAGGATTACCCTAACCCTTTAAAATTGCTTTTATCTTTCTCAGTAGTAAGCACTCATGCTGCTGTCATCTGTAGTTACCGTTAttactttgaaatgaaaaacaaagctcaAATGTCTCTTATAAATGAGTTTGAATTGGAAATGTTTTCCCTCTCCAGCCTTTCCAGACGATGGTCAGGGGGGTGTCTGCCTTACGGGAtgatgagaaaaaagaggaaaaggtcAACCGTCCACGGGAGCCTCTCACGTCTCTTGTGGATTGGGCAAAGAGTGGTGGCGTGGAGGGCTTTTCTCTCCGAGGAGCACTACGACTGCCTTCCTTCAAGgtaaaagcaaaaaacaaaaacacaaggacTGTATCTGCATGTTTGACAGCGCACACATTGAGTTGATAAATGAATGCATCTCCAGAGATGTCCAAAAGTCTAAAAGCACATTGAAAATCTCTAAAGTTTTCATGTAATCCTGGAAATAACCCGAAAGTTTAATTaatcagaaacatttaaaaacataagaAGGGATGtcatataaaataaagaaataacaaatttaaGTTTTGGCACTATTTCTACGAAGATGACATCTTTGTACCTCCGAGTTGTATCTCTCTCATTGAAGCATGCTATCGACACTGAGGTGGATTTCCTCGACTGATCCCTCGCTTATTTAAGTCACTCGCCTGACAGACAGTATTCACCTGTCATAAATAAGGCCATGACTCACGTTTTAAGCAGATCATTGGTCTGCAGCATTGTGCTATGGGTAAGAATAGCATCAGAGGTAAGTGAAACTGTCACAAATTCAATTGTTACTCGAAGCCAACAGGGTATTTCTTGAGGGCTCGACTCATGAAGGGTTATAGAGTAATAGATGATATTATTATCGATAATAATTAAGATGTAAGAGAACTAAAATGCCTTGCAGGAATTGGATCACCACACAGAAGCTAAGTTCCCTGAGTAGAGGAAGCAACTTCTGTAGATACATATTtgttcaataaaaaacacaagactccTGTCAGTTTAAGCAGTGTCAACAGAGGTCTGTATTGTAGTGGTCAAATAAGAATTGCAGCTTCTAAACCACTTTTATCTGTAATTTTAGCTGCAGGGGCGACTCTGGACTTGTTGGGTCTACAAGGGCTTATTATTATGAGTGGCCAGTGAGCCTTAGCCTAGCCCTCAAACACATCCTGAATGATAGAGAGACGACCCCTGTCATGCACAGTTTTGTCTTTCCCTCTGAGAATTGAATGCCCATCGTCGGAATGCCCACAGCTGAAGTGGAACCTACAGGTGTTGTGCTTATATGTGCCTGCTTTttgaggatggtaaaaactttatagCTGTTTTGATGGTCCAGCAGGCTCCTGATTTCTCTTTGTGGTCCCAAGAGCCAGTGCAACTATGACAGACGGGTAGATAGTAAGAAACAGGGGGCGAGGCAAAGAACATAGCTCTACAATGAAGTAATGGCACAAAATAGAGGGTTTTTAAtgttatgagaagtgtaaaaaactgttttgtttattatgaaACTGCTGTGGTGGCCCATTAAAGTCTTATCTGTAATGGGCAACAGTCTAAGTTATTCTATATTGTTTGTGTCCAAATGTGCAGGTGAAAAGGAAAGAACCTCAGGAGCTTGAAGAGGGAGACATGAAAAGGCCACGACCTTCGACCCCACCAGACGAGGATGACGAAGGTTTGCTGAGCTAACGTTGAAAGTTTTTAAAAGAACGTTAAGACTAATAAGTCTGCTGCATATAACTCTGACACTGTTGTTTCCAGCTGCTGATGGGAGAATGCCAGAGGCAGACAGGCATGCAGCTGAAAGGGAcaacaagaggaggaaaacaaagccAAGGAATCGTAAACCATGGGAGCTTGacagcgagggagaggagacgTCGGATGGCTCCTCAACGGaaaaggtggggggggggtttattcagtctgtttttgtttttaaagcaaacagcaacaaaatataGTCTAGAAAAATAACATATACAGGTTTAGTGTGTTCCCAGTCAATGGTGCCTTCCAGCGCAAGTGCATCTTTCAAATGTATTAATCTCATTCTACGACTGACcaatatttacattaatatcTCTGGTTGATCCAACTGGCAcaaaagtaaatacattttatttatttttattcactttgcttttaacatgtttgatttgaatcatGTTGTTCTTACTCTCTCTGTTCGCTAGATGGCAGCATTTCactgtattattttaatgttgtaacTACAACTTTTCTTCTATGtgcaggaggatgaggaagaagagggaagtGAAAAGGAGTCTGATGGTAAATCACTACCAGTAATCtaattattatgttttcatcagctgtATTGTTTATCTCAAACCaaatttcttatttatttatttttagatgatGCCCTTAGCGCTGACAGTGATGATGAGAgcctctcctcgtcctccgatggctcttcctcttctgcatcctcatcttcttctgaggatgaggaaggagagCGGCCTGATAGTGAAGGACCAGACACCATGGATGAGTCGACCATAGACAGCACAACCGAGAAAGAGGATTACAGGTATAAAGCAGCCTAAGAAATCTTTTATTTGCCAGtattacatatttaaaagttGTACTTTTCATAATTTTGTTATTGCTGTATccaattaatttttttaatttttcctcAGGCAAAATAACGCAGCTGCAGTTTCAAAGGCAGAAGTAAAAACAGGTTTGTCAGAACTGCTCATCAACATACACAAATGgaactagaatggctctcagtagtGTGCATACCTCCCTCAAtgctcaacagtccccttatgaaaccacacttaaattcactagatccagatttatgtttggatctgcacccaaTTGC
This window harbors:
- the setd1a gene encoding histone-lysine N-methyltransferase SETD1A, with translation MDPDSGAETQKAVSLQWKSYKLVQDPAIRRVTQKIYRYDGVHFSVPDSGFPPVVELRDPRPRRLWSRYTEMSLPVPKFKLDEFYVGPIPLKEVTFARLNDNIKEPFLADMCAKFGEVEEMEILFHPKTRKHLGLARVLFTSTRGAKDTVKQLHNTSVMGNIIHAQLDIKGQQRQKYYDLMVNGSYTPQTVPLGGKALTERLQPPAPTQPQPQPQPDTSSETRRRLSSDLAVLAAGVQALTSGSVTPCSAETGFSDQRLDTPPSTMAGTFTPGSSASTQSGGGTPYSSRSGTPFSQDSGYAGARHTGFNTGTLGSGYPPQDMLPSSSSSSAVSSTVGGYKVSRYSEDAQEPSVYHRGRPMYPPATSYRPNEPPGFPPYPNVGGPGQNMAHHTSMPPPPLATQYDQPAMTDRDRERDSGGRYGAGGIGSRRSSYSHPQDTNSSSKYHTHHSHHHSERRDERGYRRDSLGSRSGDHSHQRHRNHHHSHNHHGSSSRRRSSHERDRDRDGDFSNSSDPRYNSNSYRSSSNSMSPPPSSYSAYSSKEPAPATPQGLDVSTLQGCPSLAERGALPSVGADKDYHAGHHSALPPPPPPPPPLPPASVIAAAVAETLGTMDFSQDSPAREDQWTKPKRRPSTPPAPPKTPPPSSPPHPSITSSSASPSSTSLPHRLPSSSSSPQPPQRDSSSPEPDSTNESLPFAYHSSSLDSRIEMLLKEQKAKFSFLASDEEDEDDRKEDKQRGSRGDRGERRGGSGDLTGEHTGGNQVGDNGEKDQRRRGERDRDGHRGRKRGKGGEGRKSPTVLNANTPSSSTYSPHIPPPEEPQTQVGLAGPGALQVESSLAGFADKQSTTGAHTPPFNGQSQSSPHSSGEDMEISDEEEEESTITTVTTHQPTVTSGSSPSSSQAAMPSQTADPSSSSPSISDSAQHFGTSMHPPIPSYHPHLPPPPPGYSLQPPPPPGIPPLPHMELHPEYPPPMPHHMYDYATSMELMNQYSGGAPMSFQMQTHMLSRLHQLRMSSSNGTPGPGEAATADYTSYHLHAMPPPHSHHPYMDQEGSGAGALYDQDHRYMPPHMPYPYPDPHSTQIPPHPHHGIQPPHTGWPPHVLPTHYQSYMPPPEYGTMLPGDGDEYRAPGEEMPMLAENPHEATVQMVLATLIQEMKNIMQRDLNRKMVENVAFATFDEWWERKETKAKPFQTMVRGVSALRDDEKKEEKVNRPREPLTSLVDWAKSGGVEGFSLRGALRLPSFKVKRKEPQELEEGDMKRPRPSTPPDEDDEAADGRMPEADRHAAERDNKRRKTKPRNRKPWELDSEGEETSDGSSTEKEDEEEEGSEKESDDDALSADSDDESLSSSSDGSSSSASSSSSEDEEGERPDSEGPDTMDESTIDSTTEKEDYRQNNAAAVSKAEVKTGEAKNSKTDTTTAPSKRPPSPPYPRPSSPVVLVPPLKKRRKTVSFSTDENDSKIQLPTATLSPSPSQMAGESPLLSPGRPPDLHVSAAATTSTRPSQGIQLLPFASKPGEGNALIVPPPGRTQDSDESKKGPPVSPQTTPVKSPGKRGAGKDSPKSPAPPVMVCRTVQNLPLDHASMCRMAFEEAPPLPTVNKRSRGRPRTTSGSASSCHSLREEDEDEEESEQKLRLREQLGVSSLLQLASASATDLSVLADVALKMDPDAGDSEETETSDEAEEQKMEEDLFSPESLALVMNPEGVIVLTEHNYCKPPVLTAPPSTKRTSTRQDSSVLLPADLNTISGVLEAPEEVIGEALPSRGDTGEYLSAMGVPFDSEDVGQAAAVPPSSKKKSMIGKGLEHEKEESKKRRRKDKENLDVHHTKKQEHPGKKLKKRKLEDSEFEEDVDVEELESGELSSTDTEDDVVEEVRKSERLFLQEAGITTSQRWQKPVPAPESLATKFDNRSEFEQMTILYDIWNSGLDGEDLMLLKKTYEKLLQDDHSSDWLNDTHWVSHTITNLPNPRRKKKTTDGQLREHVTGCARSEGYYAISRKEKDVYLDLDLPEQVIREVENVDSMGVNRVLSERRSEQRRLLTVIGTTAVMDSDLLKLNQLKFRKKKLRFGRSRIHEWGLFAMEPIAADEMVIEYVGQNIRQMVADNREKRYAQQGIGSSYLFRVDHDTIIDATKCGNLARFINHCCTPSCYAKVITIESQKKIVIYSKQAIAVNEEITYDYKFPLEDNKIPCLCGTENCRGTLN